CTTCCATTAACATGGGCACCTTCCATGTCTTCCAACTGCATGCTTAGCTCAGTTAACTTGAGACTTGTCTGAACGCCCTCTCCCTCAGTATGGGTCACTCTGAATTTCATACTAAGGATGCATTCCACAACTTGACATGGAAGAATGTCTTTGGCAGGAAGGACAGATCCAAAGCGTAACACAAAATCCTTGTCTGTTGGCCAATGCCTTTGTCCACCAAGAGGGCTCCAGCTGGCAAGATTAGcagcttgatttatttttctgttcACAACAATCCAGCTAAGCCGGAGTCCATCACGAAGCTCCCGCCATAGCTTTCcatctttcctttctctttccaTAGATGCAATTCGTGGCAGACCATCAGAAACAGAAAGTTTAACCTCACCATCATTCTCATCATCTCTATCTGCATAATTTAGAAGATCAATCCGAAATGGGCAATTGTAAAACCAACCATCAAAGCCATTTGCATTTGGAATgccccaaagaacttttgagcaaattattttatctttgtaGCTGATATCCACAAGGGAAACAAAATCTGAGGGCAAAACACTTTCAAATTCATCTGTGTCACCGTAGTATTCAGCCTCAGTCCATTCTTCAGGGTACTCAGGATAGTTGTTCCATTGGTTCTCAGTGACTTCCTTGTTCACAATAAGGGGAAAACAATCTGCATAGAACTTTCTGAATCCACCGATGGATGATATTAAACTTTTGACATCTTCCCTATTGGTTGAAGGCCACATAGAAGAacacacattttcccataatttttcttcttttgatatAGAACAGAATGATGCACAAGCACAGGCTGCACTTGCCAAAGTTTGACCATCA
This genomic interval from Juglans microcarpa x Juglans regia isolate MS1-56 chromosome 4D, Jm3101_v1.0, whole genome shotgun sequence contains the following:
- the LOC121259426 gene encoding F-box protein At2g27310-like yields the protein MAVSFAPVESVASLSSDLCYDILRRLDGQTLASAACACASFCSISKEEKLWENVCSSMWPSTNREDVKSLISSIGGFRKFYADCFPLIVNKEVTENQWNNYPEYPEEWTEAEYYGDTDEFESVLPSDFVSLVDISYKDKIICSKVLWGIPNANGFDGWFYNCPFRIDLLNYADRDDENDGEVKLSVSDGLPRIASMERERKDGKLWRELRDGLRLSWIVVNRKINQAANLASWSPLGGQRHWPTDKDFVLRFGSVLPAKDILPCQVVECILSMKFRVTHTEGEGVQTSLKLTELSMQLEDMEGAHVNGRNSLLILKEALSCRRSKNYSEVLESCHLYSKVQSELKEEKIRNESRLDRLCILSGIAAFIMFWYCIL